One Thiocapsa sp. genomic window carries:
- a CDS encoding sel1 repeat family protein produces the protein MTDNNYLKDLILLRNDPSKVARIRNAAERGEMDAQYAMGLVYAEGRGVEIDLARAHFWLSLAIAQGDTDADQLRNIVGSQMTDAEFAAAKELIVAHRATHAASTTTH, from the coding sequence ATGACCGACAACAACTATCTCAAGGATCTGATCCTGCTGCGCAACGACCCGTCGAAGGTCGCGCGTATTCGCAATGCCGCCGAGCGCGGAGAGATGGACGCCCAGTATGCGATGGGCCTCGTCTATGCCGAGGGGCGCGGGGTGGAGATCGACCTCGCCCGCGCGCATTTTTGGTTGTCGTTGGCCATCGCGCAAGGGGACACGGACGCCGATCAGTTGCGCAACATCGTCGGCAGCCAGATGACCGACGCCGAGTTCGCAGCGGCCAAAGAGCTGATCGTCGCGCATCGCGCGACTCACGCGGCGTCAACGACCACGCACTAA
- a CDS encoding DUF1015 family protein, with protein MPLIKPFAALRPAPAHAADVAAPPYDVMNAAEARRLVEGRPWSFLHISRPEVDLPEGIDPYSPPVYAKARENLDRMLGEGLLVRDATPGYYLYRLTMGAHRQTGLVAAASIEAYDRDRIKRHELTRPVKEDDRVRQIDALNAQTGPVLLACRARPDIDGLLAGLAAGLHGGPAETDVTAPDGIRHELWPIMDAAPVAELTAAFEGLDALYIADGHHRCAAASRVAAMRRAANPGHTGAEPYNYMLSVIFPHDQMRILDYNRVVKDLHGHSVETLMQRLAVAFEIEGAPGPVAPERPGEFGMYLAGHWYRLALDPGRIPYDDPVGRLDVSLLQDNLICPILGIQDPRRDDRIDFVGGIRGLEALSARVDSGEMAVAFALHPTRMEDLMAVADAGEVMPPKSTWFEPKLADGLASHLLTD; from the coding sequence ATGCCCCTGATCAAACCTTTCGCGGCGCTCCGGCCGGCCCCCGCGCATGCCGCGGACGTGGCCGCCCCGCCCTACGACGTGATGAACGCCGCCGAGGCACGTCGGCTGGTCGAGGGTCGCCCCTGGAGCTTTCTGCACATCTCGCGCCCCGAGGTCGATCTGCCCGAGGGCATCGATCCCTACAGCCCGCCGGTCTATGCCAAGGCACGCGAGAACCTCGATCGGATGCTGGGCGAGGGCCTGTTGGTGCGCGACGCGACGCCCGGCTACTACCTCTATCGTCTGACGATGGGCGCGCATCGCCAGACCGGTCTGGTCGCCGCCGCCTCGATCGAGGCCTACGACAGGGATCGGATCAAACGCCATGAGCTCACGCGTCCCGTCAAGGAGGACGACCGGGTGCGCCAGATCGATGCACTGAACGCCCAGACCGGACCTGTGTTGCTCGCCTGCCGAGCGCGCCCGGACATCGATGGCCTGCTCGCCGGTCTCGCTGCCGGTCTCCACGGCGGCCCGGCCGAGACGGACGTCACCGCGCCCGACGGGATTCGACACGAGCTTTGGCCCATCATGGACGCGGCGCCGGTCGCCGAGCTGACCGCCGCCTTCGAGGGCCTGGACGCACTCTATATCGCCGACGGCCACCACCGCTGCGCCGCGGCCTCGCGGGTCGCCGCCATGCGCCGTGCCGCGAATCCCGGTCACACCGGGGCCGAGCCCTACAACTACATGCTGTCGGTGATCTTTCCGCACGATCAGATGCGGATCCTGGACTACAACCGTGTGGTCAAAGACCTGCACGGTCACAGCGTCGAGACCCTCATGCAGCGCCTCGCAGTCGCCTTCGAGATCGAGGGCGCACCGGGTCCGGTCGCCCCCGAGCGTCCCGGCGAATTCGGGATGTACCTGGCCGGTCACTGGTATCGGCTGGCGCTCGATCCGGGGCGGATCCCCTACGACGACCCGGTCGGGCGGCTCGATGTCAGCCTGCTCCAGGACAACCTGATCTGCCCCATCCTCGGCATTCAAGACCCGCGGCGCGACGACCGGATCGATTTCGTCGGCGGCATCCGCGGCCTGGAGGCGCTCTCGGCGCGGGTCGACTCGGGCGAGATGGCCGTTGCCTTCGCGCTCCACCCGACCCGGATGGAAGACCTGATGGCGGTGGCCGATGCGGGCGAGGTGATGCCGCCGAAGTCGACCTGGTTCGAGCCGAAGCTCGCGGACGGGCTGGCGAGCCATCTGCTGACGGACTGA
- a CDS encoding bifunctional (p)ppGpp synthetase/guanosine-3',5'-bis(diphosphate) 3'-pyrophosphohydrolase: MVKPTYNLPESHGDDDEAIRHWLDGLASHYPTEELKQIAGACAALTRCRGDRRIETGETHVRHVLSTADILVRLRMDFETLIAALLNGCLDQGDLTEAQLEDHFGPGIARMVGDLSRIGQIANIDAIIAAKDQDEHEENLRRLLLGIAEDVRVVLVVLAERVHLMRAIKDLEPERRAKIARDTQRIYAPLANRLGIWQVKWELEDLSQRYLKPDEYKRIAKLLAERREEREHYIAVVIQTLHDTFGEAGIAAEITGRPKHIYSIWRKMQRKEVEIAEIFDLRAVRILVGSVADCYAALGLVHGLWKHIPKEFDDYIATPKGNMYRSLHTAVVGPEDKPLEVQIRTHEMHRHAEFGVAAHWAYKESKGHDAEFQRRVIWMRNWLELKNEGDETGGFLERFKAEFEPIHIYVLTPQSKVIELPKGSTALDFAYAIHSEVGNRCRGARINGRIVPLNYELRSGETVEILTQKNASPSRDWLSPHHGYLTTARARNRVRQWFKQLDHDQHLQGGRVTLERELGRLGIAEKPNLEELATRFNFKRGEDLLAAIGRGDLSVGQVARQVGERKTEEIKEIEPKLRQPHKPRLEGATDVVVEGVDDLMTHLAPCCKPVPYDPVIGFVTRGRGVTVHRKDCSNLRNLPPAEAERLIAVRWADQPANAGYSVDVLVIAADRKGLLRDVSSVLSDDEVDVLGVNTHSERSTDTAAMRFTLEVKNMAHLEKILTKLQQIPDVLDVRRSY, encoded by the coding sequence ATGGTCAAACCCACCTACAACCTCCCCGAGTCGCATGGCGACGACGACGAGGCGATCCGTCACTGGCTCGACGGGTTGGCAAGCCATTATCCAACCGAGGAGCTCAAGCAGATCGCCGGCGCCTGCGCGGCGCTGACGCGCTGCCGCGGCGACCGTCGTATCGAGACCGGCGAGACCCATGTGCGGCACGTGCTCTCCACGGCGGACATCCTGGTGCGTCTGCGGATGGACTTCGAGACCCTCATCGCGGCCCTGCTCAACGGCTGTCTGGATCAGGGCGACCTCACCGAAGCGCAGCTCGAAGATCACTTCGGCCCGGGGATTGCGCGGATGGTCGGCGATCTCTCGCGCATCGGCCAGATCGCCAACATCGACGCCATCATCGCCGCCAAGGATCAGGACGAGCACGAGGAGAACCTGCGCCGTCTGCTGCTCGGCATCGCCGAGGACGTGCGGGTGGTGCTGGTGGTGCTCGCCGAGCGCGTCCACCTGATGCGCGCCATCAAGGACCTCGAGCCGGAGCGCCGCGCCAAGATCGCGCGCGACACCCAGCGCATCTATGCCCCGCTTGCCAACCGGCTCGGCATCTGGCAGGTCAAGTGGGAGCTGGAAGACCTCAGCCAGCGCTATCTCAAGCCCGACGAGTACAAGCGCATCGCCAAGCTCTTGGCCGAGCGCCGCGAAGAGCGCGAGCACTACATCGCGGTGGTCATCCAGACCCTGCACGACACGTTCGGCGAGGCCGGCATCGCGGCCGAGATCACCGGCCGGCCGAAACACATCTACAGCATTTGGCGCAAGATGCAGCGCAAGGAGGTCGAGATCGCCGAGATCTTCGACCTGCGCGCGGTGCGCATCCTGGTCGGGTCGGTCGCGGACTGCTACGCCGCGCTCGGGCTGGTGCACGGACTCTGGAAGCACATCCCCAAGGAGTTCGACGACTACATCGCCACGCCCAAGGGCAACATGTATCGGTCGCTCCACACGGCCGTCGTGGGGCCGGAGGACAAGCCGCTCGAGGTGCAGATCCGCACCCACGAGATGCACCGGCATGCCGAGTTCGGTGTCGCCGCCCATTGGGCCTACAAGGAGTCCAAGGGGCATGACGCCGAGTTCCAGCGGCGCGTCATCTGGATGCGCAACTGGCTCGAGCTCAAGAACGAAGGCGACGAGACCGGCGGCTTCCTCGAGCGCTTCAAGGCCGAGTTCGAGCCGATCCACATCTATGTGCTGACCCCGCAGTCGAAGGTGATCGAGCTGCCCAAGGGGTCCACGGCCCTCGACTTCGCCTACGCCATCCACTCGGAGGTCGGCAACCGCTGCCGCGGCGCTCGCATCAACGGACGGATCGTGCCGCTGAACTACGAGCTGCGCAGCGGCGAGACCGTCGAGATCCTGACCCAGAAGAACGCCTCGCCCAGCCGCGATTGGTTGAGCCCCCATCACGGCTATCTGACCACGGCACGCGCCCGCAACCGGGTCCGCCAATGGTTCAAGCAGCTCGATCACGATCAGCATCTGCAGGGCGGCCGCGTCACGCTGGAGCGCGAGCTCGGCCGACTGGGCATCGCGGAGAAGCCCAACCTGGAAGAGCTCGCGACCCGCTTCAACTTCAAGCGCGGGGAGGATCTGCTGGCCGCGATCGGGCGCGGCGATCTGTCGGTCGGACAGGTCGCGCGCCAGGTCGGGGAGCGCAAGACCGAGGAGATCAAGGAGATCGAGCCCAAACTGCGCCAGCCGCACAAGCCCCGGCTGGAGGGCGCCACGGATGTCGTGGTGGAGGGCGTCGACGACCTCATGACCCATCTCGCCCCCTGCTGCAAGCCGGTCCCGTACGACCCCGTCATCGGCTTCGTCACCCGCGGACGCGGGGTCACCGTCCATCGCAAGGATTGCAGCAACCTGCGCAACCTGCCGCCGGCGGAGGCCGAGCGTCTCATCGCGGTGCGTTGGGCGGATCAACCCGCCAACGCCGGCTACTCGGTGGACGTGCTGGTGATCGCCGCGGATCGTAAGGGTCTGCTGCGCGATGTCTCCTCCGTGCTCTCCGACGACGAGGTGGACGTGCTCGGCGTCAACACCCATTCAGAGCGCTCCACGGACACGGCGGCAATGCGCTTTACCCTGGAAGTGAAGAACATGGCGCACCTGGAGAAGATCCTGACGAAGCTGCAGCAGATCCCCGATGTCCTGGACGTGCGGCGGTCCTACTGA
- a CDS encoding aminoglycoside phosphotransferase family protein, whose amino-acid sequence MRRGEIDGARQAPKRAVLGTIVEAFEIASPVEAIEPYGRGLINDTFRVVAGGTRYVLQRINGAVFPDPLRIMSNIQVLDRQARLHPDLGFRVPVLIATRTGEAGLRAPDGNVWRLMTLIEDAVGLPRLETPEQAREVGRLLGRFHTLLQSLPADALSVTLPGFHDTPAYLARFLSVLARVEGARNDPDVEIGVRFALDRQALAKRLADARDRGEIPVRVIHGDPKLDNILFDRDSGRALALIDLDTLQPGLILHDIGDCLRSCCNRSGESAGGLNRVSFDLAVAEPILHAYAEQTRAWLSAEEIALIPEAIRLMPFELGLRFLTDHLEGDRYFKVAEPGENLRKAGIQFDLVTDIEGKAADIRALVSRWNASEV is encoded by the coding sequence ATGCGTCGGGGAGAGATCGACGGGGCGCGACAGGCGCCGAAGCGCGCAGTGCTCGGGACCATCGTCGAGGCGTTCGAGATCGCCTCGCCGGTCGAGGCGATCGAGCCTTACGGTCGCGGGCTGATCAACGATACCTTTCGGGTCGTGGCCGGCGGAACGCGCTACGTACTCCAGCGCATCAACGGCGCGGTCTTTCCCGATCCGTTGCGGATCATGTCCAACATCCAGGTACTCGATCGACAGGCGCGCTTGCACCCCGATCTCGGATTCCGTGTCCCGGTGTTGATCGCGACCCGTACGGGCGAAGCGGGTCTGCGCGCTCCGGACGGAAACGTCTGGCGTCTCATGACGCTGATCGAAGATGCCGTCGGCCTGCCCCGCCTCGAGACTCCCGAGCAGGCCCGCGAGGTCGGCCGGCTCCTCGGCCGCTTCCATACCCTGCTGCAATCGCTGCCCGCCGATGCACTGAGCGTTACCCTACCCGGATTTCACGACACGCCGGCCTATCTCGCGCGCTTTCTGTCGGTCCTGGCTCGGGTCGAGGGTGCCCGCAACGATCCGGATGTCGAGATCGGCGTTCGCTTCGCGCTCGACCGCCAAGCACTCGCGAAGCGACTCGCCGATGCGCGCGACCGAGGCGAGATCCCCGTGCGTGTCATCCACGGCGACCCCAAGCTCGACAACATCCTGTTCGACCGCGACAGCGGGCGTGCACTCGCCTTGATCGACCTCGACACCCTGCAACCCGGCCTGATCCTGCACGATATCGGCGACTGTCTGCGTTCCTGCTGCAACCGCAGCGGCGAGTCCGCGGGCGGGCTCAACCGGGTCTCGTTCGATCTCGCCGTCGCCGAGCCGATCCTCCACGCCTATGCCGAGCAGACGCGCGCTTGGCTGAGTGCCGAGGAGATCGCCCTGATCCCCGAGGCGATCCGTCTCATGCCTTTCGAGCTGGGCCTGCGATTCCTGACCGACCACCTCGAAGGCGACCGTTACTTCAAGGTTGCGGAGCCCGGCGAGAACCTCCGCAAGGCCGGCATCCAATTCGACTTGGTCACGGACATCGAAGGCAAGGCCGCAGACATCAGAGCGTTGGTGAGCCGCTGGAACGCGTCCGAGGTGTGA
- a CDS encoding radical SAM protein: protein MPTAIVLATLNARYAHASLALRYLRANLGPLREVSMLCELVLGAAPEEVVEQLLAEGPRIVGLSVYIWNVAPLTRVVALLKETAPDVVVVLGGPEVSHEVESQRICALADYVVTGWGEVTFARLAGAILDGQPPAAKVHAGEQPPLDSIRFPYDEFSDEDLRRRNLYVEASRGCPFKCAFCLSALDRTAWPFPLAPLIAELERLYVRGARRFKFVDRTFNLKLDHASAILGFFLERIRERPDDLPFLHFELVPDHLPERMKGMLVAFPAGTLQLEIGVQTFNPEVQALISRRQDDVQAEANLRWLHAETTAHLHADLIIGLPGEDPASFGAGFDRLMRIGPHEIQVGILKRLRGAPVCRHAERFGLVFSPDPPYSLLASDRIDRGTMQQLTRFARYWDLVGNSGRFGRTLPLLLGDAPFERFLAWSDWFYAQSGKTHGIPLEHLYEGLHDWLSLQGIAESATAALRSDYAACGARGRLSFDPTRRIPPPSPKTEGALPTRQARHLTPRTRSSGSPTL, encoded by the coding sequence ATGCCGACCGCGATCGTCCTCGCCACCCTGAACGCCCGTTATGCGCATGCCTCGCTGGCGTTGCGCTATCTGCGGGCGAATCTCGGGCCGCTGCGCGAGGTCAGCATGCTGTGCGAGCTCGTGCTGGGCGCGGCACCCGAGGAGGTGGTCGAGCAGCTGCTGGCCGAAGGACCACGCATCGTGGGATTGTCGGTCTACATCTGGAACGTCGCGCCTCTGACGCGAGTCGTCGCCTTGCTCAAGGAGACGGCGCCGGATGTGGTGGTCGTGCTCGGCGGTCCGGAGGTGAGTCACGAGGTCGAATCGCAGCGGATCTGCGCGCTGGCGGACTATGTGGTGACGGGTTGGGGCGAGGTGACCTTCGCCCGGCTGGCGGGCGCGATCCTGGACGGACAGCCGCCCGCGGCGAAGGTCCATGCTGGCGAGCAGCCGCCGCTCGACAGCATCCGCTTTCCCTACGACGAGTTCTCGGACGAGGATCTGCGGCGGCGAAATCTGTACGTCGAGGCGTCGCGCGGCTGTCCGTTCAAGTGTGCCTTCTGCCTGTCCGCGCTGGATCGGACCGCGTGGCCGTTTCCGCTCGCGCCGCTGATCGCGGAGCTGGAGCGGCTGTACGTGCGCGGTGCTCGGCGCTTCAAGTTCGTCGACCGGACCTTCAACCTCAAGCTCGATCACGCCTCGGCCATCCTGGGGTTCTTTCTGGAGCGCATCCGGGAGCGCCCGGATGACCTGCCTTTTCTGCATTTCGAGCTGGTCCCGGATCATCTGCCGGAGCGGATGAAGGGGATGCTCGTAGCCTTTCCGGCGGGCACGCTGCAGTTGGAAATCGGTGTGCAGACCTTCAATCCCGAGGTGCAGGCGCTGATCTCGCGGCGTCAGGACGATGTGCAGGCCGAGGCCAATCTGCGCTGGCTGCATGCCGAAACGACCGCGCATCTGCACGCCGACCTCATCATCGGCCTGCCGGGCGAGGATCCGGCCTCGTTCGGGGCCGGCTTCGATCGGCTGATGCGGATCGGTCCGCACGAGATCCAGGTCGGGATTCTGAAGCGGCTGCGCGGCGCGCCGGTCTGTCGGCACGCCGAGCGGTTCGGGCTGGTGTTCAGCCCGGATCCGCCGTACAGCCTGCTCGCCAGCGACCGCATCGACCGCGGAACCATGCAGCAGCTGACGCGGTTCGCGCGCTATTGGGATCTGGTGGGCAACTCGGGGCGCTTCGGTCGCACGCTGCCGCTCCTGCTGGGCGACGCGCCCTTCGAGCGCTTTCTCGCTTGGTCAGACTGGTTCTACGCGCAATCGGGCAAGACGCACGGCATCCCGCTCGAGCATCTGTACGAGGGCCTGCACGACTGGCTGTCGCTGCAGGGGATCGCGGAATCGGCCACCGCGGCGTTGCGCAGCGACTATGCCGCCTGCGGTGCGCGCGGACGCCTGTCGTTCGACCCCACGCGGCGGATCCCGCCGCCGTCGCCGAAGACCGAGGGAGCGCTGCCGACGCGCCAAGCGCGTCACCTCACACCTCGGACGCGTTCCAGCGGCTCACCAACGCTCTGA
- a CDS encoding FkbM family methyltransferase: MSTGFFDRPRCVLPTHFPSVASMCSRNQSFQVEVRTSSNIIKHHDSNNIMSLKSTLRDLSHPILRHLAFSLPAKVEQHVIRIPILEGTGLGVYEQFRRGEEAWKLALYRRLPGDSGNLFLDVGANLGQTLIELRQVDTHRPYLGFEPNPDCLHYVYRLIKINEFPNVELVAAGIGDSTGLLTLYLPAGRSTDSTATLLEDLRPEREYDTRHVPIFSDEHVNGLIAKRPLGFVKIDVEGAELEVLRGIQGILRRERPPILCEVLFTDPKGDLEASRTRNENIMSLLRDLNYRVLQIRKSPDLRSTVGFVPIEIFPVDYYCPANMHECDYLFLPDERAEELLNKMA; the protein is encoded by the coding sequence GTGTCGACCGGTTTTTTCGACCGTCCCCGCTGCGTCCTCCCGACGCATTTTCCCAGCGTCGCCTCGATGTGTTCTCGAAACCAGTCGTTTCAGGTCGAGGTCAGAACATCATCAAACATCATCAAACATCACGACTCTAACAACATCATGTCATTAAAATCGACACTGCGTGATCTCTCTCATCCTATTCTGCGGCACCTAGCTTTTAGTCTGCCGGCCAAGGTCGAACAACACGTCATCCGGATTCCCATCCTGGAAGGGACGGGACTCGGCGTCTATGAGCAATTCAGGCGTGGTGAAGAAGCCTGGAAGCTCGCACTGTATCGACGCCTGCCAGGCGACAGCGGAAACCTTTTCCTGGACGTTGGCGCGAACCTCGGTCAAACCCTGATCGAGCTGCGGCAAGTCGACACCCATCGACCCTACCTCGGCTTTGAGCCCAACCCGGATTGCTTGCACTATGTTTATCGCCTGATCAAGATCAACGAATTTCCCAACGTCGAGTTGGTCGCCGCCGGGATCGGTGATAGCACCGGATTACTGACGCTGTACCTCCCGGCTGGCCGCTCCACAGACTCCACGGCAACACTGCTCGAGGATCTGCGCCCCGAGAGGGAGTATGACACCCGCCATGTCCCGATCTTCAGCGACGAGCATGTCAATGGCCTGATTGCGAAGCGCCCCCTGGGCTTCGTCAAGATTGATGTGGAGGGTGCCGAGCTGGAAGTTCTGAGGGGTATCCAGGGTATCCTCCGTCGCGAACGTCCGCCCATCCTCTGCGAGGTACTTTTCACTGACCCTAAAGGCGATCTCGAAGCGAGCCGGACGCGCAACGAAAACATCATGTCCCTGCTGCGTGACCTGAACTACCGCGTTCTGCAGATTCGAAAATCCCCGGATCTGCGTTCGACCGTCGGTTTCGTTCCCATTGAAATCTTTCCGGTCGATTATTATTGCCCCGCCAACATGCATGAGTGTGATTATCTGTTCCTACCCGATGAACGAGCGGAGGAACTGTTGAACAAAATGGCCTGA
- a CDS encoding type II toxin-antitoxin system Phd/YefM family antitoxin, with protein sequence MKQSDRIDCHLRIYQAERGETVHITRRGRPVAVLLSEAEYGRLSRGAVRPPFWDAIREMRADPEFEPIDLQSEEVESWRDRAAQDRGFEWSE encoded by the coding sequence TTGAAGCAGTCTGATCGTATCGACTGCCACCTGCGCATCTACCAGGCCGAGCGCGGCGAGACCGTGCACATTACGCGCCGCGGTCGACCCGTTGCCGTGCTGCTCTCGGAAGCCGAGTACGGTCGTCTGAGCCGAGGAGCCGTCCGGCCGCCCTTCTGGGACGCTATTCGCGAGATGCGCGCGGATCCCGAATTCGAACCCATCGACCTGCAGTCCGAAGAGGTCGAATCTTGGCGCGATCGCGCAGCACAGGACCGTGGCTTCGAGTGGTCCGAATGA
- a CDS encoding PIN domain-containing protein yields MKYVLDTNVVSEPIRARPSGAVLAGIEAHTTELAISAISWQEMHYGFERLPPGARTCTSGKDWAHAILRRLPDRGHRRR; encoded by the coding sequence ATGAAATACGTGTTGGACACCAACGTGGTCTCCGAGCCGATCAGAGCAAGGCCCTCCGGGGCTGTCCTCGCCGGCATCGAGGCGCACACAACGGAATTGGCCATCTCGGCCATCTCCTGGCAGGAGATGCATTACGGGTTCGAGCGTCTCCCGCCAGGCGCACGAACGTGCACGTCTGGAAAAGATTGGGCGCACGCCATCTTACGCCGACTGCCAGATCGAGGCCATCGCCGCCGTTAA
- a CDS encoding glycosyltransferase, translated as MPAIDPSAQPIPAPLSHRPSRPVCLFIPSFGDGGVERMMVNIARGIADQGVPVDFVVGRREAPFLDSLPATVTVHALGRVSPRERQRVLAEYVERRRPSVVLSAKTEDDRIALAVKASSSTDTRYFLRPGTTMSERWRARGKNRLKRWWEQRELRSLFQRADGVVAVSEGVAADIAEVTGIPPSRVQVVRNPNITPEFYAQAQEPLDHPWFGTDQPPVIMGVGGLRTQKDFATLIKAFALLHARLPCRLMILGQGRQQGRLLRLARDLGVADDVALPGFEPNPYRFLARAKLFALSSLWEGSPNVLTEALALGTPVVSTDCRSGPREITRDGMFGALVPVGDVEALAAAMKETLLNPPPPDVLKEAVQGYRMDISARRYLAAFGLIAEG; from the coding sequence ATGCCTGCCATCGACCCGTCGGCTCAACCCATCCCGGCTCCACTGTCTCATCGGCCGTCGCGCCCTGTCTGCCTCTTCATCCCGAGCTTCGGTGACGGCGGGGTGGAGCGCATGATGGTCAACATCGCCCGCGGGATCGCCGATCAGGGTGTCCCGGTCGACTTCGTGGTCGGACGGCGCGAGGCGCCTTTTCTGGATAGTCTCCCGGCCACGGTGACCGTTCATGCGCTCGGCCGTGTTTCGCCGCGGGAGCGGCAGCGCGTCCTCGCCGAGTATGTCGAGCGCCGTCGACCCTCCGTCGTCCTGTCGGCCAAGACCGAGGACGATCGCATCGCGCTCGCGGTGAAGGCGAGCTCATCGACCGATACCCGGTATTTTCTGCGCCCCGGCACCACCATGTCCGAGCGCTGGCGTGCGCGCGGGAAGAATCGGCTCAAACGCTGGTGGGAGCAGCGCGAGCTGCGGAGCCTCTTTCAGCGGGCCGACGGGGTCGTTGCCGTGTCCGAAGGGGTCGCAGCCGACATCGCCGAGGTGACGGGCATCCCGCCGAGTCGCGTCCAGGTGGTGCGCAACCCCAACATCACGCCCGAGTTCTATGCACAGGCGCAGGAGCCGCTGGATCACCCCTGGTTCGGCACCGACCAGCCGCCGGTGATCATGGGCGTCGGCGGCCTACGCACCCAGAAGGACTTCGCGACCCTGATCAAGGCGTTCGCCCTGCTGCATGCGCGTCTGCCCTGTCGGCTGATGATCCTAGGACAAGGCCGCCAGCAGGGGCGCCTCCTGCGCCTCGCGCGGGATCTGGGCGTTGCGGACGACGTGGCCCTACCCGGCTTCGAGCCCAATCCCTACCGCTTTCTGGCGCGCGCCAAGCTCTTCGCCCTCTCCTCGCTCTGGGAAGGCTCGCCCAATGTCCTGACCGAGGCGCTCGCACTGGGCACACCCGTGGTTTCGACCGATTGCCGCAGCGGACCGCGGGAGATCACCCGCGACGGCATGTTCGGCGCCTTGGTGCCGGTCGGCGATGTCGAGGCACTGGCGGCCGCCATGAAAGAGACCCTGCTCAATCCGCCGCCGCCCGATGTCTTGAAGGAAGCGGTGCAGGGATATCGGATGGACATCAGCGCACGGCGCTACCTTGCGGCCTTCGGGCTGATTGCGGAGGGTTGA
- a CDS encoding O-antigen ligase family protein, translating to MPSIVPTDGWSRAGLVGLYVFAFFGLLGITPATVGLVLLALAFLIRFDAWRRLARDPVALTALAFGLYVAVHSAIAYVLQPTPTLSQAVVENGTDWVKLLLFIPLAYWAAGRPDRVRLVLLLGLAGFTLATFRKIDWATFDAVFFSTRFDAYLPSIAFGMFAGLGALGLLATRRAFWAMRDRPWQRWLATTLWAVWLLVMLEGLLLSQSRGSWLGFLGGLAVLMLMEWRARQATTVRPARRRWFALLLVAAALGAFLSSQYQTIAMRLTDQTDTLQQVISGDVTEVTSDPVGLRVNALLFTVEKWREHPWFGWGAGTSREWIASSGRADTLLDNVNWLPHLHNAYAETLFQFGAVGLLLAVALVWALVRATGGECRAGRLPADLCRLFLVTLVFVLIWNLFNYRVVRSDWMVFWILLAGSAYSFRLARLTKPPGDGRG from the coding sequence ATGCCGAGCATCGTGCCGACCGACGGTTGGTCACGTGCAGGTCTCGTCGGCCTTTATGTCTTTGCCTTCTTCGGGCTGCTCGGGATCACGCCGGCCACCGTCGGCCTGGTCCTGCTGGCGCTTGCTTTCCTGATCCGATTCGACGCTTGGCGGCGGCTCGCACGGGATCCGGTCGCCCTCACGGCCCTGGCCTTCGGGCTCTATGTCGCCGTGCACAGCGCAATCGCCTATGTCCTACAGCCGACCCCGACGCTGTCACAAGCGGTTGTCGAGAACGGAACGGATTGGGTGAAGCTGCTGCTCTTCATCCCGCTCGCCTACTGGGCCGCCGGACGCCCGGATCGGGTGCGCCTGGTTCTGCTGCTCGGGCTCGCGGGCTTCACCCTCGCGACCTTTCGCAAGATCGACTGGGCGACCTTCGACGCCGTCTTCTTCTCGACCCGGTTCGATGCTTACCTTCCGTCGATCGCCTTCGGCATGTTCGCCGGGCTCGGGGCGCTCGGGCTCCTCGCGACACGCCGTGCCTTCTGGGCGATGCGCGACCGACCTTGGCAGCGCTGGCTCGCGACGACGCTCTGGGCCGTCTGGCTGCTCGTCATGCTGGAGGGCCTGCTCCTGTCCCAATCGCGCGGCTCCTGGCTCGGCTTTCTCGGCGGGCTGGCGGTCTTGATGCTGATGGAATGGCGGGCGCGACAGGCGACGACGGTAAGACCCGCACGCCGACGCTGGTTTGCGCTCCTGCTGGTCGCCGCCGCCCTCGGGGCCTTCCTGTCGAGTCAATATCAGACGATCGCGATGCGGCTCACCGACCAGACTGACACCCTGCAGCAGGTGATCAGCGGCGATGTGACCGAGGTGACCTCCGATCCGGTCGGCCTGCGCGTCAACGCCCTGCTCTTCACTGTCGAGAAATGGCGCGAACACCCCTGGTTCGGCTGGGGTGCGGGCACCAGCCGCGAATGGATCGCCTCCAGCGGGCGAGCGGACACCCTCCTGGACAACGTCAATTGGCTGCCGCATCTGCACAACGCCTATGCCGAAACGCTGTTTCAATTCGGCGCCGTCGGGCTGCTGCTGGCGGTCGCGCTGGTCTGGGCGCTGGTGCGCGCGACGGGCGGCGAATGTCGCGCCGGACGACTCCCGGCGGATCTCTGCCGACTCTTCCTGGTCACGCTCGTGTTCGTGCTGATCTGGAATCTGTTCAACTATCGCGTGGTGCGCAGCGACTGGATGGTCTTCTGGATCCTGCTCGCAGGGTCCGCCTACAGCTTCCGTCTCGCCAGGCTGACGAAGCCGCCGGGGGACGGCCGCGGGTGA